One stretch of Fusobacteriaceae bacterium DNA includes these proteins:
- the plsX gene encoding phosphate acyltransferase PlsX, whose product MKIALDAMGGDKAPFEPVKGAVASLETSPGLRVALVGKKELLEAELAKYRFDKDRMEIIDSREVILMDDEPISAVKNKKDSSMKRTLELVKEGYADAAVSAGNTGALIAASQLTLKRIRGVLRPAIAATFPQKKGGHMVVLDVGATADCKAEFLNQFAVMGSFYMEILFGIKNPKVGLLNIGAEEGKGNELTRDAYGLLSQNKKINFLGNIESTVFLDGVVDVVVTDGFTGNMVLKTSEGIAKFIHATLKKEMKWNPLTILGTILMIPFFKILKKKLDSSEYGGAMFLGLNGLSIKAHGNSDHVGIKNAIKVANKFAEMRFVEELRKVIGIQMEDRPAEEEE is encoded by the coding sequence ATGAAAATAGCGCTCGACGCAATGGGTGGCGATAAGGCTCCTTTCGAACCGGTTAAAGGCGCGGTAGCGTCTCTCGAGACGAGCCCGGGCCTCCGTGTTGCGCTTGTGGGAAAAAAGGAATTGCTCGAAGCGGAACTCGCCAAATACCGCTTTGACAAAGACAGAATGGAAATCATCGACAGCCGGGAAGTGATCCTGATGGATGACGAACCGATCTCGGCGGTCAAAAATAAAAAAGACTCGTCCATGAAACGGACGCTGGAACTGGTCAAGGAAGGTTACGCCGACGCCGCCGTTTCCGCGGGGAATACAGGCGCCCTCATCGCGGCCAGTCAACTGACGCTAAAGCGCATCCGGGGAGTCCTGCGACCCGCCATCGCGGCCACCTTTCCCCAGAAAAAAGGCGGCCATATGGTCGTGCTCGACGTGGGCGCGACAGCCGACTGCAAGGCGGAATTTCTCAATCAGTTCGCGGTCATGGGCTCTTTTTACATGGAAATTCTCTTCGGGATCAAAAACCCCAAAGTGGGGCTTTTGAATATCGGCGCCGAAGAAGGAAAGGGCAACGAGCTGACCCGGGACGCCTACGGGCTCCTGAGCCAAAACAAGAAAATCAATTTTCTGGGCAATATCGAAAGTACGGTCTTTCTTGACGGCGTCGTAGACGTCGTCGTGACCGACGGATTTACGGGCAATATGGTCTTGAAGACCTCCGAGGGCATTGCCAAATTCATCCACGCAACGTTGAAGAAGGAAATGAAGTGGAACCCGCTGACCATCCTCGGAACGATTCTGATGATCCCGTTTTTCAAGATTCTCAAAAAGAAACTGGACTCGTCGGAATACGGCGGCGCCATGTTTCTGGGGCTGAACGGACTCTCCATCAAGGCCCACGGAAACTCCGACCATGTCGGAATCAAAAATGCCATCAAAGTCGCAAATAAATTCGCGGAAATGCGATTTGTTGAAGAGTTGCGGAAGGTCATCGGGATTCAGATGGAAGACCGTCCCGCCGAGGAGGAAGAATGA
- the rpmF gene encoding 50S ribosomal protein L32 codes for MAVPKKKTSKAKKNMRRSHDAITVTGISVCEKCGAPKRSHRVCLSCGDYNGREVLKGQSE; via the coding sequence ATGGCAGTACCCAAGAAGAAGACTTCCAAAGCGAAAAAGAATATGCGCCGGTCACATGACGCGATCACGGTAACAGGCATTTCCGTTTGCGAAAAATGCGGCGCGCCGAAGCGTTCCCACAGAGTGTGCCTGTCCTGTGGCGACTACAACGGCCGGGAAGTATTAAAAGGACAGTCGGAATAG
- the ychF gene encoding redox-regulated ATPase YchF has product MIGIGIVGLPNVGKSTLFNAITKAGAAEAANYPFCTIEPNIGMTTVPDPRLEEIAKLVKPQKMIYSTVEFVDIAGLVKGASKGEGLGNKFLSHIRAASALCQVVRCFEDENVVHVAGSVDPLRDIETINAELILADMETLEKARDKHKKLLQSKNKESLALYPVLEKCAAHLDQMKLLKTLSLTEEEADLIKPYQFLTQKPMIFAANVGEEDLAEGNALSRKITAYAAQLGAEVILVSARVEEELQEMDDEAEKKEYLESLGVKEAGLDRLIRAGFHLLGLQSFFTAGPKEARAWTIRIGDPAPKAAGEIHTDFEKGFIRAKVVDYDDFIRTGGWKGAQEAGLLRLEGKEYIVKDGDLMEFLFNV; this is encoded by the coding sequence ATGATCGGAATCGGCATTGTGGGACTTCCCAATGTGGGAAAATCCACGCTTTTCAACGCCATCACGAAGGCGGGGGCCGCGGAAGCGGCCAATTACCCCTTTTGCACCATAGAACCCAACATCGGCATGACCACGGTCCCGGACCCGCGTCTCGAAGAAATCGCGAAGCTGGTCAAGCCGCAAAAGATGATTTATTCCACGGTGGAATTTGTCGATATCGCGGGTCTCGTCAAAGGCGCCTCCAAGGGGGAGGGCCTCGGCAACAAATTTCTCTCCCACATCCGGGCGGCCTCGGCCCTTTGCCAGGTTGTGCGCTGCTTTGAGGACGAAAACGTCGTCCATGTAGCGGGATCCGTGGATCCCCTGCGGGATATCGAGACCATCAACGCGGAGCTGATTCTGGCCGATATGGAGACGCTGGAAAAGGCCAGGGACAAGCATAAAAAGCTTTTGCAGAGCAAAAATAAAGAATCCCTTGCCCTGTATCCGGTTCTGGAAAAATGCGCGGCCCACCTCGATCAAATGAAACTCCTGAAGACCCTTTCGCTGACGGAAGAAGAAGCGGACTTGATCAAGCCTTATCAGTTCCTGACGCAAAAACCCATGATCTTCGCGGCCAATGTGGGCGAGGAGGATCTGGCCGAAGGAAACGCCCTTTCCAGAAAAATCACGGCCTACGCCGCCCAACTCGGGGCGGAGGTCATTCTCGTCTCGGCCAGGGTCGAAGAGGAACTGCAGGAAATGGACGACGAGGCCGAAAAAAAAGAATATCTTGAAAGCCTCGGGGTCAAAGAAGCCGGTCTCGACCGGTTGATTCGCGCGGGCTTTCATCTTTTGGGCCTCCAGAGCTTTTTTACCGCGGGCCCCAAGGAAGCCCGGGCCTGGACGATCCGGATCGGGGATCCGGCCCCCAAAGCCGCCGGCGAGATCCATACGGATTTTGAAAAAGGCTTTATCCGGGCAAAAGTCGTGGACTACGACGACTTTATCCGGACGGGAGGCTGGAAAGGCGCTCAGGAAGCCGGCCTTCTACGTCTCGAGGGCAAAGAATACATCGTCAAAGACGGCGACCTGATGGAATTTTTGTTCAATGTCTGA